ACATTGGTGCCCGAAGAGAACATCATTACGGGCAACGTAACCCTGTATGGTGCTACCTCTGGCGAGGCCTATATAAATGGCAAGGCCGGTGAACGTTTTTGTGTTAGAAACTCAGGGGCAAAGGCCGTTGTTGAAGGCATCGGAGACCATGGTTGTGAATATATGACCGGTGGCGTGGCCGTAATCCTGGGCAAAGTAGGCCGAAATTTCGGGGCAGGCATGAGCGGTGGCATTGCCTATATTTTTGATGAAGACCGCACTTTTGAACAAAACTGCAATGGAGAAGCACTGAACCTGCTTCCAGTTGAAGAAGACAATGATATCAAAGAGTTACGGGATTTGATAGAAAACCATTACAATGTGACCCTAAGCCCATTGGCCCAACGGATTCTAGAAGACTGGGAAAGCAGTCTACCTAAATTTATAAAAGTATTCCCCGAGGAGTACCGTCAGGCATTGATTCGGTTGGAAAAAGAAGAAATCGAGACATTATAACAAAAGATATGGGAAAGATTACCGGATTTATGGAATTCGAGCGACAAGATGAAGCGTATGCCCCTGTCGAAGAGCGTATAAAGCATTACAAAGAATTTACCAAACCCCTTAAGGCGAAAGAACTGCAGAACCAAGGCGCGAGGTGTATGGACTGTGGAATTCCCTTCTGCCACAGTGGATGCCCTTTGGGAAATCTTATTCCAGATTTCAACGATGCTGTCTTCAAGGGCAAATGGCAAAAAGCATCTGAAATTCTTCATGCAACGAACAATTTCCCGGAGTTCACAGGTAGATTGTGTCCGGCGCCCTGTGAGGAAGCCTGTGTTCTGGGCATCAACGAAGACCCGGTATCCATCGAAAATATTGAAAAAAATATTGTCGAAACCGCCTTTAAGAATGGATGGATAAAGCCTAAGACGCCAGTGACCAGAACAGGAAAAAAAATCGCCATTGTGGGCTCGGGCCCTGCAGGTCTGGCAGCGGCACAACAATTGAACCGTGCCGGACATACAGTAACCGTTTTTGAAAGGGATGAAAAAATCGGTGGATTACTCCGCTACGGAATTCCAGATTTTAAGATGGAAAAACGCGTTATTGACCGGCGGTTAAAGGTTATGGAAAAAGAAGGGGTACAGTTTAAGACCCGAAAACATGTTGGGGTAGATATCAAGGCAGACGAGCTGAAATCGCAGTTCGATGCGGTACTGCTCTGCGGGGGTGCCACCGTACGAAGAGAACTACCCATATCTGGTGCAGACTTAAAGGGAGTTGTACAAGCGATGGACTTTCTGCCCCAAAACAACCGAAGGGTCGATAATATAAAAGATTTAGGGGAAGAAATTTTGGCCACGGATAAAAATGTGATTGTGATTGGCGGCGGCGATACGGGCTCAGACTGTATCGGAACTTCCATACGCCAAGGTGCAAAGTCAGTCATCAATTTTGAGATTATGCCCCAAGCACCCACCAAACGGCCAGAAAACCAACCATGGCCCTTTTGGCCCATGCGGTTGCGCACCAGTTCATCGCATAAAGAAGGTGCCGAACGTATATTCAGTATTTCAACCAAAAAATTTGTTGGTGATGATGATGGAAATTTAAGGGGATTGGTTACGACCGAGGTTGAATGGATAACAAAACCCGGCGAAAGACCCATATTAAAAGAGGTGCCGGGCACCGAAAAAGAATGGAAGTGTGAATTGGCCCTCTTGGCACTGGGCTTTACAGGCTCTGAAACAACCATAGCCGATCAATTGGGGCTGAAAATGGATGCCAGAACCAATATAGAGGCGTCAACGAAAGACTTCAAAACCAATGTGGATGGTGTTTTTGTAGCGGGTGACCAACGAAAAGGCCAGTCATTGATCGTATGGGCCATTGCGGAAGGTCGTGAGGCCGCGCATCATGTAGATGCGTACCTGATGGGCACATCGAAGCTACCTTTAAAAGGGGACGGCGATTTGCCCAGACTCTAATTTCTTTCTAAAGTACAAACGGAATAGGCCAGGTTTAGACCTGGCTTTTCTTTTCATGCCCAAGGATTGACAATTCTCGACATAATGCCATAAAAAAACCCCGACTCTTTTGGAGTCGGGGTTCAAGGAAGGCGGCGACCTACTCTCCCACCCTTTCGGGCAGTACCATCGGCGCTGACGGGCTTAACGATCCTGTTCGGTATGGGAAGGTGTGGGCCCCGTCGCCATGGCCACCTAAGTCTTCAATATCATGTTGACATAAAAAATTGGGACGGCGCGTGCGCCGTCGAAGAACCGCACGCTGTGGCGGCAACACTTTGCGAAGGCCTCCGGGGGGCCCGGTGGGCAAGCGTACGGGCAATTAGTACCGCTCGGCTGCACATGTCGCCATGCTTCCACCTGCGGCCTATCGACGTGGTGTTCTCCCACGGCCCTTTAAAGAGATCTCATCTTGCGGCGGGTTTCGCGCTTATATGCCTTCAGCGCTTATCCCATCCCGACTTGGCTACCCGGCGGTGCCCCTGGCGGGACAACCGGTGCACCAGCGGTCGGTCCGGCCCGGTCCTCTCGTACTAGGACCAGATCCGCTCAGATCTCTGACGCCCGCAGTAGATAGAGACCGAACTGTCTCACGACGTTCTGAACCCAGCTCGCGTGCCACTTTAATGGGCGAACAGCCCAACCCTTGGGACCTTCTCCAGCCCCAGGATGTGACGAGCCGACATCGAGGTGCCAAACCCCCCCGTCGATGTGAGCTCTTGGGGGAGATCAGCCTGTTATCCCCGGCGTACCTTTTATCCTTTGAGCGATGGCCCTTCCATACGGAACCACCGGATCACTATGCCCTGCTTTCGCACCTGTTCGGCCTGTATGCCTCACAGTCAAGCGTCCTTGTGCCATTGCACTCTGCGCACGGTTGCCAAGCGTGCTGAGGACACCTTTGGAAGCCTCCGTTACTCTTTTGGAGGCGACCACCCCAGTCAAACTACCCACCACGCACTGTCCCCGCCTGTAGGCGGGTTAGGCCCCGGACAAACAAAGGCTGGTATTTCAACGGCGGCTCCACGGTACCTGGCGATACCGCTTCGAAGCCTCCCAGCTATCCTACACATTGTTTGCCCAGGGTCAATACGAAGCTGTAGTAAAGGTGCACGGGGTCTTTTCGTCCCACTGCGGGTAACCGGCATCTTCACCGATACTACAATTTCACCGAGGCCATGGTTGAGACAGTGTCCAGATCGTTGCACCATTCGTGCAGGTCGGAACTTACCCGACAAGGAATTTCGCTACCTTAGGACCGTTATAGTTACGGCCGCCGTTTACCGGGGCTTCAGTTCAAGGCTTCTCCGCCAAGGGCGGATGACCTCTCCCTTTAACCTTCCGGCACCGGGCAGGTGTCAGGCCATATACGTCTTCTTTCGAATTGGCATAGCCCTGTGTTTTTGATAAACAGTCGCCTGGACCTCTTCACTGCGGCCCTGACGTTTGACCGTCAGGGCGACGCTTCTCCCGAAGTTACGCGTCTATTTTGCCTAGTTCCTTAACCATGGATCTCTCGAGCGCCTTAGAATACTCATCCCGACCACCTGTGTCGGTTTACGGTACGGGCCGCACACCTCGCTTTTCTTGGAGGACGCTACGCTGGATTATCGCCTTGCCCGTGGGCTCGGCGTACTGTCCCCGCCTTGCGGCGGGTTCAACGCACAATTCCGTCTGTGCGCACCAACTCCGCGCCCCCGTCACTTTTAACGGTGTGCGGGTACGGGAATGTTGACCCGTTGTCCATCCGCTGCCCCTTCCGGGTTCGCGTTAGGTCCCGACTGACCCCCGGCTGATTAGCATGGCCGGGGAAACCTTGGTCTTTCGGCGTGCGGGTTTCTCGCCCGCATTGTCGTTACTTATGCCTACATTTTCGTTTGTGGCCGCTCCACCGCGCCTCACGGCAACGACTTCGAGGCAACCACAATGCTCCCCTACCCCCTGACGCTACGGTCAGGGCCATGGCTTCGGTAATGTGCTTATGCCCGATCATCATCCATGCGGGACCGCTCGACCAGTGAGCTGTTACGCACTCTTTAAATGAATGGCTGCTTCCAAGCCAACATCCTGGCTGTCTGGGCAGTCCCACCGCGTTTTTTCAACTTAGCACATATTTGGGGACCTTAGCCGATGGTCCGGGTTGTTTCCCTCTCGGACATGGACCTTAGCACCCATGCCCTCACTGCTGCAAAACATTTTATAGCATTCGGAGTTTGTCAGGAATTGGTAGGCGGTGAAGCCCCCGCATCCAATCAGTAGCTCTACCTCTATAAAACTTGTGCAACGCTGCACCTAAATGCATTTCGGGGAGTACGAGCTATTTCCGAGCTTGATTGGCCTTTCACCCCTACCCACAGGTCATCCCAAGACTTTTCAACGTCAACGGGTTCGGGCCTCCACTGTGTGTTACCACAGCTTCACCCTGCCCATGGGTAGATCGCACGGTTTCGCGTCTGCC
This portion of the Flagellimonas lutaonensis genome encodes:
- a CDS encoding glutamate synthase subunit beta, which codes for MGKITGFMEFERQDEAYAPVEERIKHYKEFTKPLKAKELQNQGARCMDCGIPFCHSGCPLGNLIPDFNDAVFKGKWQKASEILHATNNFPEFTGRLCPAPCEEACVLGINEDPVSIENIEKNIVETAFKNGWIKPKTPVTRTGKKIAIVGSGPAGLAAAQQLNRAGHTVTVFERDEKIGGLLRYGIPDFKMEKRVIDRRLKVMEKEGVQFKTRKHVGVDIKADELKSQFDAVLLCGGATVRRELPISGADLKGVVQAMDFLPQNNRRVDNIKDLGEEILATDKNVIVIGGGDTGSDCIGTSIRQGAKSVINFEIMPQAPTKRPENQPWPFWPMRLRTSSSHKEGAERIFSISTKKFVGDDDGNLRGLVTTEVEWITKPGERPILKEVPGTEKEWKCELALLALGFTGSETTIADQLGLKMDARTNIEASTKDFKTNVDGVFVAGDQRKGQSLIVWAIAEGREAAHHVDAYLMGTSKLPLKGDGDLPRL